From the Thermoanaerobaculia bacterium genome, the window CAGCTACAACATCTACCGCTCGGAGGAGGGGGGATCGGGCCCCTTCACACTGATCGCAGGACCGATTACCGCAACCACGTTCATCGACTCGAGTCCTCTTCCGGGAAGGGAATACACATATAAAGTCCGCGGAGCGTGCGACAGCAACGGGTACTCAGAATCTCCGGACTCCAATTCCGCCGCCGGTACAACCAGCGAGGCGGCGGATATTTCCGGATTGCAATCAGAACGCTCCTGCAGTTATATTGATCTTCTCTGGAACCCTTCCCTGAATGCCACTTCGTACACCGTCTACCGGACCCAGAATGAAAACTGTACGACCGATCTTACCGAACTGGATACCGTAACGGGAACAACCTACCGCGACACGGCCGTATCGTCCGGGAATGTCTATTATTACGTTGTCCTGCCGCAGAATGGATGCGGCGAGTCTCAGACAGCGAAATGTACCTTCAACGCCACCCTTGAGACTCCAGAAGTTCCAACCTTTACCGATGTCGGCTGCGGAACAGTAACGGTGCACTGGAAGTCCTGCCAGGGTGCCGAAACCTACGATCTCTATCGAAACACGGGAGGGTGCGGCAGCCCGGGAACCCTTCTTGCTTCGGATCTCCCCTCTGACACGCTGACCTACGAAGATTCAGGACTCTCTCTGGGACAAACCTACGGCTATACCGTCGTCTCAAAAAACAGCTGTCCCTATTCCCGGCAGGGGGCCTGTGGAACGGTCACCATCACAGGCCTGCCGGACATCCCTTCGACCGCTCCATGGTTTACAAACCTCACCTGTGACAGCGTGCGGATCAACTGGGACCCGGTGGGCGGGGCCACCACGTACGATCTCTACCAGAACACCGGAGGATGCGGTGCCGGTGTCCGCATCGGTGTGGATCTCACCGACACCTTTCACGACCAGACTGGCCTGGCGGGCTGGCAGACCTACGGCTTTTACATCATCGCGAAAAATGACTGCGGGATTCAGGCCGGTCCCTGCGAAACGGTGACGGCACGTCCGGAAAGTGCAGGTATTCCTTTCTTTTCGAATATTACCGATGATACGCTGACCGTGTCATGGGCTCCAGCGGACCGGGCAACATCCTATGATCTCTACCGGAAAACCGGATCCTGTGGAACAGGAAGCCTCATTGCCTCCGACCTTTCTACCCCATCCTACAATGATTCGAACCTGGCCTGCGAGACCACCTATGGCTATTATGTCGTCGCAAAGAACAGCTGTGCCACGGTGAATCCCGGCCCCTGCGCAACAGCCGCGACAGCGGGCGTACCTCCCAAACCGGGGAGCGTCTGGTTCACAGATATCGGGAACACCTCGGTAACCATTCACTGGGATGCGGTATCGACCGCGGATTCCTACCGCGTCTACCGACGGGGGGGCGGCTGCGGGACCGGTGGAGGCCTGGCGGCGTCGGGAATCACGGACACCGTTTATACCGATTCCGGTCTGGCCTGTGACCAGACATACGGCTACTATATTGTGGCGGTAAATTCCTGTGGAGTCTCCCCTTCCGGGGATTGTTCCTCCGTGACCACCACCAACCAGGCACCCGATCAGCCGGGGGAGCCTTCCTTCTCCGACATCTACTGTATTGCGGCCAGAATCTCCTGGGAGGCCGTTCCCGGCGCTGACACCTACGACCTCCGTCGACGCCAGGGAGACTGTTCTGCCTCCGGGGGCCTCATCGCGGAAAACCTCACGAGCCTGAACTATTTTGACACGACACTGACGGAAGGAACCCTCTACAGCTACTACGTGGTCGCAAAGAATTCCTGCGGGTACTCTTCCAATGGGCTGTGTGCATCCATCACCATGCCCGACCACCCTGATGCGCCGACCGGCCTCGTCCTGACACCCCGGTGCGGCGGCATATCCATCTCCTGGAATAGCGTACCGGACGCCGAGGAATACGACCTCTATCAGACCACTTCTCCGGACTGCATCACCGGTGCTTCCGTGGTGCGGACAACTTCCGGCACCAATGCCGATGCGGTTAACACTGACAGTGGGGTCACGTACTATTTCCGTGTCAAGGCGAGAAACGACTGCGGAGATTCAGCCTTTTCCGCCTGTATCGCAGGGCAGGAAGTCCCCATGGTAGGCAACGTCACGGGACTTTCCACACTTTCGACCTGCAGTTTCGTCCGGCTGAACTGGGACCCGGCAGAAGACGCAGATTCGTACGATATCGAGAGGAGCGAGTCCCCGGATTGCAGCGCCTCCACGGTGCTTGGTTCCACGTCGGATACGACCTTCGATGACGACACGGCTGTGCAGGGTACAACCTACTATTACAACCTGTGGGTATCCAACGACTGCTCCGCCCGCCAGGGAAACGAGTGCGTCACCGGTTCCCTGACATCTATTCCGACATCCCCCGGTCTCCCGTCCTTTTCCAATATCGGGTGCGTGACGCTCACGGTATCGTGGAATCCGGTGAACGGAGCGACCCATTATGATGTCTACCGGGCCATCGGACCCTGCGGCTCCCTGAGCATCTACAGGACCAACCTGACCAACGCCTACTTTGATGACACCATGCTTACGGCCGGGACCCAGTATTCCTACGCCATCGTGGCTAAAAACAGCTGCGGGCAATCCGCCCAGGGACCCTGCGCCTCTGTTACCACCCTTACCCACCTCCCGGCACCGACCAATCTCCTGGCTACCCCCGGGTGCAGTGCGATTTCACTGAGCTGGGATCCGACACCCGGTGCTGTATCCTACCGGGTATTCCGATCGGTCAATCCCGATTGCAGTTCGGGGGCTGGCGTCGTGGGAAGCCCGACGGAGGCGACCTTCAACGATTCCACGGCTAATCCGGGAGTCACCTATTATTACAAAGTTGAAGCCATGAACGCGTGTGGCCCTTCGACCGGCTATTCAAACTGTGTCTCCGCCCAACTTCTGGAAATTCCCGGGATTCCGGCGGACGTCCAGGCATATGGAACCTGCGGAGGGATCATGGTCCAGTGGACCACCGTACCCGGGGCCGACACGTACGAAATCTACCGGACCGAGAATTCAAACTGCTCCACCGGCCTGACATGGATCGGTTCCAGTGATTCCATTGACTTCAACGACAGCACGGTAACGTACGGGCTGACCTACTATTACAAAGTCAAAGCCTCCAATGCCTGCGGGGAATCGGGATTCTCCGCCTGCGACAGTGACACCGCTGACGTGGGTCCGCCGGCTCCCGGGGCGCCCTACTATCCCGTCGTGGACTGCACCAGCCTGACGGTGAGCTGGGATTCCATCCCCGGTGCCGTCACCTACCAGGTCTATCGAACGGATGGGTCGTGCGGTCCGGGAATCTTTCTCTATGAAGTCATGGGAACTTCTTACAACGATTCGGGTCTTTCCCCCGACACGGAGTACAGCTACTACCTGATCGCCAAAAATCTCTGCGGTACGTCGGAGCAGGGCTCGTGCAGTACCGTGCGGACCGGCGTTCCTGCAACACCGGCCGGATTGATGGCCGCCGGAGTCTGCATGGGAATCGAGCTTACCTGGGACGCTGTCCCGGGCGCCACATCCTACCCGGTCTATCGGACGGAAAACAGTGACTGCATAACCGACCTGGTTCAGATTGATGCCTCGTCCTCGAACACCTACACAGACTTCGGAGTGACCGATGGACATACCTATTATTACCTGATCCACGCATCCAATGATTGCGGAACCTCCGGGCCGTCCCTCTGCGTCAGCGGAGAAACATACCAGCCTCCCCCCACACCCACCAACCCGGCTGCGGAGGGAGCTTGTGCCGGAATCACCGTCACATGGGATCCTGCTCCCCGTGCCAGCTCCTATACCCTCTACCGGGGCACGTCCTGCATGGAGCTGACCCAGATGATCCCGGATGTGGCCAGTCCCTACGAAGATACGATTGTGGGGGCGGGAGAAACCGTCTACTACAGCATCTCTGCGGAAAATTCCTGCGGCGGAAGTACCGGGACAGAATGTATTTCTGCGACAGCCCTCACCCCTGCCGAACCCACCGTCAGCGGTCCATCGGAAAATACATGCCCCGCAGAGACGGTTCAGCTTTCCACCGAGGCAGGTATGACGAATTACCAGTGGTACAAAGATACCTTTGCCATTACCGGGGCCAATGCACAGACCCTCCTGGTGACGGAATCGGGGGATTATTTCGTCATGTACACGGATGGGATCGGATGCGAGATGACTTCCCCCTCCCACATGGTGACCATCTCAGCCTGCATACCTCCCGATATCGACTATGATTTTTACTCCGGGTACACCTGGATTGAGGACGATGGAGACGGCATGATGGAAGCCGGGGAAAAGTGGCAGATCGTTGTGACGCTCCGAAACAACGGCGGCTCCCCGGCCACCGATATTCTCGCCTCCCTGAGCGGGGAAGGCCTGACGGTCTGCAACAATCCGGGAACCTACGGGACCCTGGCACCCGGTGAAACGGCCTCATACCTGTTCGAGTTTATCCCCGATCCGACCTACTGGTACAAATCCCATTCCTGCGGGGACAATCTGAAGCTGGACATGATTAACCTTTCCTCCGACAGCGGGAGCTACACCTACCCGGACGAGGTTGACTTTGTTTCCAGCTTCGTGGGAAGCCCGGATCCGGGAAGCATGGAGCAGGCCATGATGAGCACCCCTTTCCCGGCTCAGAATGATATCGCATCCTCCGCCCTGGACACATCGTTCACCATCGGAATCGACGATCTGAATAAAGCGGAAGTGTTCTGGATGTTGTCCGGCTCAACAAATATCACGGCCTGCGTTGCCGTAAGGCTGAGAGCCCCCGACGGAGAGAGTGAAACCACGGTGAAGGCCTTCAACACGGCCGATCCGGGCCAGGCTGTCGTAACCTCCTTTTATCGATCCCACGGTCCGGGCACCTATACCATGGTTCTGGAGGAGATGCCGGGATGTTCCGATCCGGCAGATTTCGCTTCCCTGGACTGGGCGAACATGACCGTGAACGAAATCACCCCGGGTGGATGTGATGTCGGCGGCTCCCTCTGCGGAACCGGAGTCCCGGAAGTATCCGATGACGCGCTTCATTACCTCAAGGTCACGAAAAACGGATCCCTGGTCGATCTTCTTTTTGAGGCCGTGGGAGTCGGTTATTACCAGATTTACATCTCCACCCTTCCGTCGACCTCTTCCTTCCAGGTTTCAGACCCAACCGTCGGCCGAACGGACTGTCTCTTCAGGGGATGGAAGCCTGACCAGAACGGTATGCTGCGCTATGATGGATACGATCTTGAGGAAGGCCTGACGGGCAGTACTGAGACACTCTTCTTTCTGATCACCGCCGATGCAGGAGCCGGAACGGAAGGGAGCCTGGGGTTCGACTCGACCCCCCTGGAACGCAGTGCGGACAGTTACTGCAGCCGGTAAGGACAAGAAATTATCGTGATCCGCCTGTGAATGGGAAAGCGGAACACCCTATCCCAGGGACACGTCCAGGATCAGCATGATCAGGATCCCGGCGAGGGTTCCCAGGGTGGCCACCCGCTCATACCCTTCCCGGTGGGTTTCAGGAATGATTTCGTCGCTGATGACGTAGAGCATGGCCCCGGCGGCGAAGCCCATGGCGTAGGGAAGAATAAAATTGCCCAGCTGAACGGCCCAGGCTCCAAAGAGGGCGGCGGGAATTTCCACCAGCCCGGAACGGATCCCGACCACGACGGCATAGAAGGTCGTTCCCAGACCGGCCCGGCGGGACGAGACCGCGACGGCAAGGCCCTCAGGGATGTTCTGAATCCCGATCGCCAGCATCAGGGTGATCGCATCGTGCAGGTTTCCCGCCCCGAACCCCACGCCGACGGCGAGGCCCTCCGGCATGTTATGGAGTGTGATGGCGATGATGAAAAGCCACACAACCTTCAGGTTCTTGGCATCGCCCCCTTCCTTTCCGGAAACAAAGTGCTTGTGGGGAATAAAGTGATCGGAAAGATCCAGGGAAAGGGCACCAAGAATGACGCCGATGACGACCGGCCACAGGCCGCCGTACTCGATCCCGGGCAGAATCAGGCTGGTAAAGGAAGCCGTAAGCATGACCCCCGCAGCCAGCCCTAAACCGGCGTTCAGGGCCCGTTCGGAGGGTTTTCTCCAGACGAGGATCAGGAGCGCACCCAGGGTATTCAGCAGAGAAATGATGATTCCACCGATCAACCCCTGGAGCACAGGGTTGGAGGGAAGAAGGGGAATAATGAACTCTTCAAGAAAGTGCAAAGTTGAACCTCATCCAGGTAGCATTCCCGACATCTTATCATTCCCCCCCGTGTTCGACAACTTTATTTCCTGCCCGAAAGGGAGAGGATCCGTCTGATTGAGCGTTGAAGATCGGGACTGGGTTCCCTTTGCTCCAACCGCTCCAATTCTCCTATGATCTCACGGTCGTTCCAGAATGCATCGGCGGCCCCGATCTGATCCAGGGCTTCTTCCCTGACATGGAAGCTCTCATCCTTCAGTCCCCGGAGAAGGAAGGGTATTGCATTTCGGGACTTACTGTCCCTTAGCTTTCCGACAAGTTCCATGATATCCAGACGGAGCCAGTGATCTTTTGAGTCCATGAGGGAAAGAAGATTTCCAGAGACCTCGGAAAGGGGAAGATCTACCGCACGGAGCGCCTGCAGAATGGCTTCACTCTGACGGCTCTCATCCGGCCGGAGATAGGGAAGGAGGGCCCGACCGGCCTTTCTGGCCTTCGGTCCTATACTCTCAACGGCTTCGGCCACACTGGCCGGGTCCGCCCCCTGATCCAGAGCCCGGATCAGATCGGGGATTGCCGGTTCGGCTCTCTGGCCCAGCACGGACATCCCCCAGGCCCCCATCGATCGATGTACCGGTACATCGGAAATCAGAAGTTCATGAAAAAAGGGATAGAGAATCTCCGGATCGGGCTGGAGATCCGGAAGTGCGCGGAGCGCTTCCCAGGCCAGATCCCGATGGTCTGCGGTCCGGATCATGGTCATCAGGGTCTCGGCAGCGGGCGTGCCGCCCGTTCCCAGGCTCCGCAGGGCCCGAATCGTGAAGCTCTGAATATCCTTATCCGGATCCTTCAAAAGAGGCAGAAGTCCTGGAAGGGCATCCCCGGGTTCCACGTGAACCGACGCCAGGGCTCCGGCTGCAGTACGCCGGATGAATGGATCTTTATGTTCCAGGGCTTCCAACAGGAAAGGCGCATGGCGGTCCTGGACAGGATAGTCCTGGAGTCCTGAATTTCGGAGGATGGCATAGGCCGCCCGGTGGTTGACCTCTGGATCGGGATCATGAGCCATCGTCTCCACCAGGAGATCGATCACTCCTTCCCGTTCTTTCCCGTATGCCATATCCAGGCGGTCCAGGATATAGACACGCTCGCCGGAATCCGTCGATTCGCGGAACCGCTGAAGAATCATTGGGAAGCTTTCATCCATGGGAAGGTAGGTGTAGAGCTCCTGCGTGGTCCACCCTTTCTTTTCGAACCGCGGGTACTCGTGGAGGATCACACCCAGGTTAAAA encodes:
- a CDS encoding ZIP family metal transporter, with amino-acid sequence MHFLEEFIIPLLPSNPVLQGLIGGIIISLLNTLGALLILVWRKPSERALNAGLGLAAGVMLTASFTSLILPGIEYGGLWPVVIGVILGALSLDLSDHFIPHKHFVSGKEGGDAKNLKVVWLFIIAITLHNMPEGLAVGVGFGAGNLHDAITLMLAIGIQNIPEGLAVAVSSRRAGLGTTFYAVVVGIRSGLVEIPAALFGAWAVQLGNFILPYAMGFAAGAMLYVISDEIIPETHREGYERVATLGTLAGILIMLILDVSLG
- a CDS encoding HEAT repeat domain-containing protein — translated: MAWARLVRRLRNRRFHYLIVQVFLTPVVVWVLGIIFPVFIALSGVAIAGLLLHPPEKIPWLFRPVILIGSILKLTAIFSPAVGWALLIHSRFPAVPQTLFLENVPPHVFAWIFCGCAVCGIFWAVQAYVLEGTWRLLQARQIKNIPTSRVRSAAIGLCEFIGKARSLRDGEGSQDRPILTLQIDIAEQGGVQQELSRFYLEDETGRILVDPGDAEIRPGWQALMGRRIREIVLTRHVEPATMTRPEVRTLLPGDPIYVLGSVQSNPDSPEDSMESEALVVKPLTEPDTRSPFSALRDALLGEKRERRDFPHVFFLSDTPERKAYQAVLRGAGRILFLASLYLSFNLGVILHEYPRFEKKGWTTQELYTYLPMDESFPMILQRFRESTDSGERVYILDRLDMAYGKEREGVIDLLVETMAHDPDPEVNHRAAYAILRNSGLQDYPVQDRHAPFLLEALEHKDPFIRRTAAGALASVHVEPGDALPGLLPLLKDPDKDIQSFTIRALRSLGTGGTPAAETLMTMIRTADHRDLAWEALRALPDLQPDPEILYPFFHELLISDVPVHRSMGAWGMSVLGQRAEPAIPDLIRALDQGADPASVAEAVESIGPKARKAGRALLPYLRPDESRQSEAILQALRAVDLPLSEVSGNLLSLMDSKDHWLRLDIMELVGKLRDSKSRNAIPFLLRGLKDESFHVREEALDQIGAADAFWNDREIIGELERLEQREPSPDLQRSIRRILSLSGRK